One Jannaschia sp. GRR-S6-38 genomic window carries:
- a CDS encoding branched-chain amino acid ABC transporter permease, with protein MTDQTQQAPAGNIPAPQTRRETAGGALGLGRKDFTLLILVAVLTLLAPFILNPFPEGSALAQFNAGYPDLMQRFVIFGIFAIGFNILFGLTGYLSFGHAAFLGVGSYAGIWMMKLLTLNVIPAIVASVVVAGLFSLLVGFISLRRSGIYFSILTLAFAMMSYALAYSVLTPITGGETGLQLKYFDPRILDGDLAPGVTPRASLFGLDMQASYELSIGSWLFTFNAGYYIAGIVMLLAFYLSIRLFRSPFGMMLRAVKSNQNRLNYTGISPKPYTLAAFVISGMYAGLAGGLLVAMDTQVGAERMFWTASGEVVLMTILGGAGTLIGPVLGAGFIKYFENIVSKINKATLEGWFSFMPDGLQDFVVAVIYPFVGKGWHLTLGLLFMAVVIFLPGGLVQGGQKLATVFRRDRKSASVESDAAEQRQAGE; from the coding sequence ATGACCGATCAGACCCAACAGGCCCCCGCGGGCAACATCCCCGCCCCCCAGACGCGCCGCGAGACGGCGGGCGGGGCGCTGGGCCTCGGCCGCAAGGACTTCACGCTGCTCATCCTCGTGGCCGTCCTGACGCTGCTGGCGCCCTTCATCCTCAACCCCTTCCCGGAAGGCAGCGCGCTGGCGCAGTTCAACGCGGGCTATCCCGACCTGATGCAGCGCTTCGTGATCTTCGGAATCTTCGCAATCGGCTTCAACATCCTGTTCGGCCTGACCGGCTACCTGTCCTTCGGCCACGCGGCCTTCCTGGGCGTGGGCAGCTACGCGGGCATCTGGATGATGAAGCTGCTGACGCTGAACGTCATCCCGGCCATCGTCGCCTCGGTGGTGGTCGCGGGCCTCTTCAGCCTCCTGGTGGGCTTCATCTCGCTGCGGCGCTCGGGGATCTACTTCTCGATCCTGACGCTGGCCTTCGCGATGATGTCTTACGCGCTCGCCTATTCGGTGCTGACGCCGATTACCGGCGGTGAGACCGGGCTGCAGCTGAAGTATTTCGACCCGCGCATCCTCGACGGCGACCTGGCCCCGGGCGTCACCCCGCGCGCCAGTCTCTTCGGGCTGGACATGCAGGCCAGCTACGAGCTGTCGATCGGGTCGTGGCTCTTCACCTTCAACGCGGGCTACTACATCGCGGGCATCGTGATGCTGCTGGCCTTCTACCTGTCGATCCGGCTGTTCCGCTCGCCCTTCGGGATGATGCTGCGCGCGGTCAAGTCGAACCAGAACCGCCTGAACTACACCGGGATCAGCCCCAAGCCCTACACGCTGGCGGCCTTCGTCATCTCGGGCATGTATGCCGGTCTTGCCGGCGGGCTGCTAGTGGCGATGGACACGCAGGTCGGCGCGGAGCGGATGTTCTGGACGGCCTCGGGCGAGGTGGTGCTGATGACCATCCTCGGCGGCGCGGGCACGCTGATCGGCCCGGTTCTGGGCGCGGGCTTCATCAAGTACTTCGAGAACATCGTCTCGAAGATCAACAAGGCCACGCTCGAGGGCTGGTTCAGCTTCATGCCCGACGGGCTGCAGGATTTCGTTGTCGCCGTAATCTACCCCTTCGTGGGCAAGGGCTGGCACTTGACGCTGGGCCTGCTGTTCATGGCCGTCGTCATCTTCCTGCCCGGCGGCCTGGTCCAGGGCGGCCAGAAGCTGGCCACGGTGTTCCGCCGTGACCGCAAGAGCGCGAGCGTCGAGAGCGACGCGGCAGAGCAACGCCAGGCGGGGGAGTGA
- a CDS encoding branched-chain amino acid ABC transporter permease produces the protein MEAIILQVLNGLDKGSAYALIALGLTLIFGTLGVVNFAHGALFMLGAFCAVTFSNLLQVSHTVAVEGQTDFLGNPLTREVPYIFDIFGETAGSAIIDWAVPLSILFAIPVMIGIGVAMERGLIRHFYKRPHADQILVTFGLAIVLQEIIKYFYGANPIPTPAPDAFVGSFDFGVLLGFDPGGIVYPYWRLIYFLFAAVIIAGVFAFLQFTTFGMVVRAGMADRETVTLLGIDIDKRFTIMFGIAAAVAGLAGVMYTPINSPNYHMGMDFLVLSFVVVVVGGMGSLPGAVLAGFLLGIIEAFASMTEVLDVLPGINQIIIYLVAIIVLLTRPRGLMGRKGVMED, from the coding sequence ATGGAAGCCATCATCCTTCAAGTCCTGAACGGGCTGGACAAGGGCAGTGCCTACGCGCTGATTGCCCTCGGCCTGACCCTGATCTTCGGCACGCTGGGGGTGGTCAATTTCGCCCACGGCGCGCTGTTCATGCTGGGCGCGTTCTGCGCCGTCACCTTCTCGAACCTGCTGCAGGTGTCCCACACCGTCGCGGTCGAGGGGCAGACCGACTTCCTGGGGAACCCGCTCACGCGCGAGGTTCCCTACATCTTCGACATCTTCGGCGAGACCGCGGGCTCGGCCATCATCGACTGGGCCGTGCCGCTGTCGATCCTCTTCGCCATCCCGGTCATGATCGGCATCGGCGTCGCGATGGAGCGCGGTCTGATCCGCCACTTCTACAAGCGCCCCCATGCCGACCAGATCCTGGTGACCTTCGGCCTGGCGATCGTGCTGCAGGAGATCATCAAGTATTTCTACGGCGCGAACCCGATCCCGACGCCCGCCCCCGACGCCTTCGTCGGCTCGTTCGACTTCGGCGTGCTGCTGGGCTTCGATCCGGGCGGCATCGTCTATCCCTACTGGCGCCTGATCTACTTCCTGTTCGCTGCCGTCATCATCGCGGGCGTCTTCGCCTTCCTGCAGTTCACCACCTTCGGGATGGTCGTCCGCGCGGGCATGGCCGATCGCGAGACGGTGACGCTGCTGGGCATCGACATCGACAAGCGCTTCACGATCATGTTCGGCATCGCCGCCGCGGTCGCGGGATTGGCGGGCGTGATGTACACGCCGATCAACTCGCCAAACTACCACATGGGCATGGACTTCCTCGTCCTCAGCTTCGTCGTGGTCGTCGTGGGCGGCATGGGCAGCCTTCCGGGCGCGGTTCTGGCGGGCTTCCTGCTGGGCATCATCGAGGCCTTCGCGTCCATGACCGAGGTGCTCGACGTGCTGCCGGGCATCAACCAGATCATCATCTACCTCGTGGCCATCATCGTGCTGCTGACCCGTCCCCGTGGCCTGATGGGCCGCAAGGGCGTGATGGAGGACTAA
- a CDS encoding substrate-binding protein, translating to MTKSNFTRRGVMKTGAATGAGLALPTIFTGAAWADAHTGFTNAPQGDSVTLGFNVPQSGPYADEGADELRAFQLAVEHLNGEGDGGMLQTFSSKVLDGTGIMGKRVEYVSGDTQTKSDAARASARSMIEKDGAIMVSGGSSSGVAVAVQALCQEAGVIFMAGLTHANDTTGKDKKANGFRHFFNSYMSGAALAPILAAQYGNDRKAYHLTADYNWGYTTEQAVRESTEALGWETVNTVLTPLTQTDFSSYIAPVLQSDADILVLNHYGGNMVNSLTNAVQFGLRAREVNGKQFEIVVPLYSELMARGAGENIAGILGSQNWDWKLENQLGDRYSGTNAFVQSFGTKYGFPPSQAAHTCYVQTLLYADAVTRAGSFNPCAVVEALEGYEFDGLGNGPTLYRADDHQCFKDVVVVRGKENPENEFDLVEIVEVTPADQVTYAPDHPQFAGGSLGDCNPGA from the coding sequence ATGACCAAATCGAACTTCACCCGTCGCGGCGTGATGAAGACCGGTGCCGCCACCGGCGCCGGCCTCGCACTGCCGACGATCTTCACCGGCGCGGCCTGGGCCGATGCGCATACCGGCTTCACCAACGCGCCGCAGGGCGACAGCGTGACCCTGGGCTTCAACGTGCCCCAGTCCGGTCCCTATGCCGACGAGGGCGCCGATGAGCTGCGCGCCTTCCAGCTGGCGGTCGAGCACCTCAACGGCGAGGGCGACGGCGGCATGCTGCAGACCTTCTCCTCGAAGGTGCTGGACGGCACCGGCATCATGGGCAAGCGCGTCGAGTACGTGTCCGGCGACACCCAGACGAAATCCGACGCCGCGCGCGCCTCGGCCCGCTCGATGATCGAGAAAGACGGCGCGATCATGGTCTCCGGCGGCTCGTCCTCGGGCGTGGCCGTGGCCGTGCAGGCGCTCTGCCAGGAAGCCGGCGTCATCTTCATGGCCGGCCTGACCCATGCCAACGACACGACCGGCAAGGACAAGAAGGCCAACGGCTTCCGCCACTTCTTCAACTCCTACATGTCGGGCGCCGCGCTCGCGCCGATCCTGGCCGCGCAATACGGCAACGACCGCAAGGCCTATCACCTGACGGCCGACTACAACTGGGGCTACACCACCGAGCAGGCGGTCCGTGAATCCACGGAAGCGCTGGGCTGGGAGACGGTGAACACCGTTCTGACCCCGCTGACGCAGACGGACTTCTCGTCCTACATCGCGCCGGTCCTGCAGTCGGATGCCGACATCCTCGTTCTGAACCACTACGGCGGCAACATGGTCAACTCGCTGACCAACGCCGTGCAGTTCGGCCTGCGCGCCCGCGAAGTGAACGGCAAGCAGTTCGAGATCGTCGTGCCGCTCTACTCGGAGCTGATGGCGCGCGGCGCGGGCGAGAACATCGCCGGCATCCTGGGCTCGCAGAACTGGGACTGGAAACTCGAGAACCAGCTGGGCGACCGCTACTCGGGCACCAACGCCTTCGTGCAGAGCTTCGGCACCAAGTACGGCTTCCCGCCGAGCCAGGCCGCGCATACCTGCTACGTGCAGACGCTGCTCTATGCCGACGCGGTCACCCGCGCGGGCTCGTTCAACCCCTGCGCGGTGGTCGAAGCCCTGGAGGGCTACGAGTTCGACGGCCTGGGCAACGGTCCGACCCTCTACCGGGCCGACGATCACCAGTGCTTCAAGGACGTGGTCGTGGTGCGCGGCAAGGAGAACCCGGAGAACGAGTTCGACCTGGTGGAGATCGTCGAGGTCACGCCGGCCGATCAGGTCACCTACGCGCCCGATCATCCGCAATTCGCCGGCGGTTCGCTGGGCGACTGCAACCCGGGCGCCTGA
- a CDS encoding ABC transporter ATP-binding protein yields MNVKPDFSREGNKAATAPAYFSVHDIHAYYGESYIVQGVSFNVHEGEILALLGRNGAGKTSTLRTCARLGNPELKRGEIWLDHQPLHKMSAHEASQSGLGLVPEDRRIIPGLTVEENLKLAQIAPPVGWSLERLYELFPRLGERRKQEGVTLSGGEQQMLAIARSLARDVKLLLLDEPYEGLAPVIVDEIERTLVEIKKLGMTTILVEQNAVRALELSDRAVILDTGGVVFDGTAAEVLGDAALRAEYLAI; encoded by the coding sequence ATGAACGTCAAACCCGACTTTTCCCGCGAGGGAAACAAGGCGGCCACCGCGCCGGCCTATTTCTCGGTCCACGACATCCACGCCTATTACGGCGAGAGCTACATCGTCCAAGGCGTCAGCTTCAACGTGCACGAGGGCGAGATCCTCGCGCTTCTGGGCCGCAACGGCGCGGGCAAGACCTCGACGCTGCGGACCTGCGCGCGGCTGGGCAACCCCGAGCTCAAGCGCGGCGAGATCTGGCTCGACCACCAGCCGCTCCACAAGATGAGCGCGCATGAGGCCAGCCAGTCGGGCCTGGGCCTGGTGCCCGAGGACCGGCGGATCATCCCCGGCCTGACGGTCGAGGAGAACCTCAAGCTGGCGCAGATCGCGCCGCCCGTCGGCTGGTCGCTGGAGCGTCTATACGAGCTGTTCCCCCGGCTGGGCGAACGGCGCAAGCAGGAGGGCGTGACGCTTTCGGGCGGCGAGCAGCAGATGCTGGCCATCGCGCGCTCGCTGGCGCGCGACGTGAAGCTGCTGCTTCTGGACGAGCCATACGAGGGTCTCGCCCCGGTCATCGTCGACGAGATCGAGCGCACGCTGGTCGAGATCAAGAAGCTGGGCATGACCACGATCCTGGTCGAGCAGAACGCGGTCCGCGCGCTGGAGCTTTCCGACCGCGCGGTCATCCTCGACACCGGCGGCGTCGTCTTCGACGGCACCGCGGCCGAGGTTCTGGGCGATGCCGCCCTGCGCGCCGAGTACCTCGCCATCTGA
- the accB gene encoding acetyl-CoA carboxylase biotin carboxyl carrier protein gives MTKNHDSDVAFIKALAELLRENDLSELEVSREYGEDDALNVRVARQMAAPPAPPQAAPIQVNAPQTSAPAPAAPPAAATEEDPALDPGAVTSPMVGTAYLASEPGQAPFVQVGDQVSEGQTLLIVEAMKTMNQIPSPRSGKVKRILVEDGAPVEYGAPLVILG, from the coding sequence ATGACCAAAAACCACGACAGCGACGTCGCCTTCATCAAGGCCCTAGCAGAGCTTCTGCGGGAAAACGACCTGTCCGAGCTGGAGGTCAGCCGCGAATACGGCGAGGACGATGCGCTGAACGTCCGCGTCGCCCGGCAGATGGCGGCCCCGCCCGCCCCGCCGCAAGCCGCGCCGATCCAGGTCAACGCCCCGCAGACCAGCGCGCCGGCCCCCGCCGCCCCCCCCGCCGCCGCGACCGAGGAAGACCCCGCGCTCGATCCCGGCGCGGTCACCTCGCCGATGGTGGGCACCGCCTATCTCGCCTCCGAGCCCGGACAGGCGCCCTTCGTCCAGGTCGGCGACCAGGTCTCCGAGGGCCAGACGCTGCTGATCGTCGAGGCGATGAAGACCATGAACCAGATCCCCAGCCCGCGATCCGGGAAGGTGAAGCGGATCCTGGTCGAGGACGGCGCCCCCGTCGAATACGGTGCCCCCCTCGTGATCCTCGGCTGA
- the acs gene encoding acetate--CoA ligase, which translates to MLDDHDKIYPPSPEMAGKAWADRAKYDAMYKASVEDPEGFWAEHGKRVDWIKPFTKVKNTSFAPGNISIKWFEDGTLNVAANCIDRHLATRGDQTAIIWEPDDPEADAQHISYRQLHAHVCKMGNVLKGMGVGKGDRVVIYMPMIPQAAYAMLACARIGAIHSIVFAGFSPDALAARVTGCDAKVVITADEAPRGGRNTPLKANADTAFAKIAAGPKMLVVKRTGGDITMQDGRDFWLHELEAEASNDCAPEEMGAEDPLFILYTSGSTGQPKGVVHTTGGYLVFTAMTHQYVFDYKDGEVFWCTADVGWVTGHSYIVYGPLANGATTLMFEGVPTYPDAGRFWDVCDRHKVAQFYTAPTAIRALMGQGKQWVEKHDLSSLRILGTVGEPINPEAWNWYNDVVGGGRCPIVDTWWQTETGGHLLTPLPGAIPTKPGSATLPFFGVQPVVLEPTTGEEITTVEAEGVLCIKDSWPAQMRTVWGDHERFEKTYFSDYKNYYFSGDGCRRDKDGYYWITGRVDDVINVSGHRMGTAEVESALVAHPKVAEAAVVGYPHEVKGQGIYAYVTLMGGDEPSEELRKELETWVRKEIGPIAKPDCIQWAPGLPKTRSGKIMRRILRKIAENDYGALGDTSTLADPAVVDDLIANRMNR; encoded by the coding sequence ATGCTGGACGACCACGACAAGATCTATCCCCCATCCCCCGAAATGGCCGGCAAGGCCTGGGCGGACCGGGCGAAATACGACGCGATGTACAAGGCCAGCGTCGAGGACCCCGAGGGGTTCTGGGCGGAGCACGGCAAGCGCGTCGACTGGATCAAGCCCTTCACGAAGGTTAAGAACACCTCCTTCGCGCCGGGCAACATCTCGATCAAGTGGTTCGAGGACGGGACCCTGAACGTCGCCGCCAACTGCATCGACCGCCATCTCGCGACGCGCGGCGACCAGACCGCCATCATCTGGGAGCCCGACGACCCGGAGGCCGATGCGCAGCACATCTCCTACCGCCAGCTGCACGCGCATGTCTGCAAGATGGGCAACGTCCTGAAGGGCATGGGCGTGGGCAAAGGCGACCGCGTCGTGATCTACATGCCGATGATCCCGCAAGCGGCCTACGCGATGCTGGCCTGCGCGCGGATCGGGGCGATCCACTCGATCGTCTTCGCGGGCTTCTCGCCCGACGCGCTGGCCGCGCGGGTGACGGGCTGTGACGCCAAGGTCGTGATCACCGCCGACGAGGCGCCGCGCGGCGGCCGCAACACGCCGCTGAAGGCCAATGCCGACACCGCCTTCGCGAAGATCGCGGCGGGGCCGAAGATGCTGGTCGTCAAGCGCACCGGCGGCGACATCACGATGCAGGACGGCCGCGATTTCTGGCTGCACGAGCTGGAAGCCGAGGCGTCCAACGATTGCGCGCCCGAGGAAATGGGCGCGGAGGATCCGCTCTTCATCCTCTACACCTCCGGCTCGACCGGGCAGCCCAAGGGCGTGGTGCACACGACGGGCGGCTATCTCGTCTTCACGGCGATGACCCACCAATACGTCTTCGACTACAAGGACGGCGAGGTGTTCTGGTGCACCGCCGACGTGGGCTGGGTCACCGGGCACAGCTACATCGTCTACGGGCCGCTGGCGAACGGCGCGACGACCCTGATGTTCGAAGGCGTGCCGACCTATCCGGATGCCGGCCGCTTCTGGGACGTCTGCGACCGCCACAAGGTCGCGCAGTTCTACACCGCCCCCACCGCCATCCGCGCGCTGATGGGCCAGGGCAAGCAGTGGGTCGAGAAGCACGACCTGTCGAGCCTGCGCATCCTCGGCACGGTGGGCGAGCCCATCAACCCCGAGGCCTGGAACTGGTATAACGACGTGGTCGGTGGCGGCCGCTGCCCCATCGTCGACACTTGGTGGCAGACCGAGACCGGCGGCCACCTTCTCACGCCGCTGCCCGGCGCCATCCCGACGAAGCCCGGCTCGGCCACGCTGCCGTTCTTCGGCGTCCAGCCGGTCGTGCTGGAGCCCACCACGGGCGAGGAGATCACCACGGTCGAGGCCGAGGGCGTGCTCTGCATCAAGGACAGCTGGCCCGCGCAGATGCGGACCGTCTGGGGCGATCACGAGCGGTTCGAGAAGACCTATTTCTCGGACTACAAGAACTACTACTTCTCCGGCGACGGCTGCCGCCGCGACAAGGACGGCTATTACTGGATCACGGGCCGCGTCGACGACGTGATCAACGTCTCGGGCCACCGGATGGGGACGGCGGAAGTCGAAAGCGCGCTGGTCGCGCATCCCAAGGTCGCCGAGGCGGCGGTCGTGGGTTACCCGCACGAGGTGAAGGGCCAGGGCATCTATGCCTACGTGACGCTGATGGGCGGCGACGAGCCGTCCGAGGAGCTGCGCAAGGAGCTGGAGACCTGGGTCCGCAAGGAGATCGGGCCGATCGCCAAGCCCGACTGCATCCAGTGGGCGCCGGGCCTGCCGAAGACGCGTTCGGGCAAGATCATGCGCCGCATCCTGCGCAAGATCGCCGAGAACGATTACGGCGCGCTGGGCGACACCTCGACCCTGGCCGATCCGGCGGTGGTCGACGACCTGATCGCGAACCGCATGAACCGCTGA
- the accC gene encoding acetyl-CoA carboxylase biotin carboxylase subunit, with protein MFRKILIANRGEIALRVVRAAREMGVATVAVHSTADADAMHVRMADESICIGPASSTQSYLSIPAIVSACEITGAEAIHPGYGFLSENAAFVQVLEDHGITFIGPSAEHIRIMGDKITAKDTMKALGVPCVPGSEGGVPDLEAARRVGAEAGYPVIVKATAGGGGRGMKLARSEAELETAFRTARSEAKAAFGNDEVYIEKYLGTPRHIEVQVFGDGKGRAVHLGERDCSLQRRHQKVFEEAPGPAITPEQRAEIGATCAEAVARIGYSGAGTIEFLYENGEFFFIEMNTRLQVEHPVTEAIFGVDLVREQIRVAAGHEMSFRQEDLQINGHAIEVRLNAEKLPNFSPSPGTITQYHAPGGLGVRMDSALYDGYRIPPYYDSLIGKLIVHGRDRDEALARLNRSLGELIIDGIDTTIPLFRDLVADPDVQAGDYTIHWLETWLERNLG; from the coding sequence ATGTTCCGCAAGATCCTGATCGCCAATCGCGGCGAGATCGCCCTCCGCGTCGTGCGTGCCGCGCGCGAAATGGGCGTGGCCACCGTCGCCGTTCATTCCACCGCCGATGCCGACGCGATGCATGTCCGCATGGCCGACGAGTCGATCTGCATCGGCCCGGCGTCGAGCACCCAATCCTACCTGTCGATCCCCGCCATCGTCTCGGCCTGCGAAATCACCGGCGCCGAGGCGATCCATCCCGGCTACGGCTTCCTGTCCGAGAACGCGGCCTTCGTGCAGGTGCTGGAAGATCACGGCATCACCTTCATCGGCCCCTCGGCCGAGCATATCCGCATCATGGGCGACAAGATCACCGCAAAGGACACGATGAAGGCGCTGGGCGTGCCCTGCGTGCCCGGCTCCGAAGGCGGCGTGCCCGATCTCGAGGCGGCGCGCCGCGTGGGGGCGGAGGCGGGCTATCCGGTCATCGTCAAGGCCACGGCCGGCGGCGGCGGGCGCGGCATGAAGCTCGCCCGGTCGGAGGCCGAGCTGGAGACCGCCTTCCGCACCGCCCGCTCGGAGGCGAAGGCCGCCTTCGGCAATGACGAGGTCTATATCGAGAAATATCTCGGCACGCCCCGCCATATCGAGGTGCAGGTCTTCGGCGACGGCAAGGGCCGCGCCGTGCATCTGGGCGAGCGCGATTGTTCCCTGCAGCGCCGCCACCAGAAGGTCTTCGAGGAGGCTCCCGGCCCCGCCATCACCCCCGAGCAGCGCGCCGAGATCGGCGCCACCTGCGCCGAGGCCGTGGCCCGGATCGGCTATTCCGGCGCCGGGACGATCGAGTTCCTCTATGAGAACGGCGAATTCTTCTTCATCGAGATGAACACCCGCCTGCAGGTCGAACACCCCGTGACCGAGGCGATCTTCGGCGTCGACCTCGTGCGCGAGCAGATCCGCGTCGCCGCGGGCCACGAGATGTCGTTCCGGCAGGAGGATCTGCAGATCAACGGCCACGCCATCGAGGTACGCCTGAACGCCGAGAAGCTGCCCAACTTCTCGCCCTCCCCCGGGACGATCACGCAATATCACGCGCCGGGCGGTCTGGGCGTGCGGATGGATTCGGCGCTTTATGACGGCTATCGCATCCCGCCCTATTACGACTCGCTCATCGGGAAGCTGATCGTGCATGGCCGCGATCGGGACGAGGCGCTGGCGCGGCTCAACCGCTCGCTGGGCGAGCTGATCATCGACGGCATCGACACGACGATCCCGCTCTTCCGCGATCTCGTGGCAGATCCGGATGTCCAGGCGGGCGACTACACGATCCACTGGCTCGAAACCTGGCTGGAGCGGAACCTGGGCTGA
- a CDS encoding ABC transporter ATP-binding protein, with the protein MGILEVKNVGKRFGGLQALSDVNLSVAEQTVHAIIGPNGAGKSTLLNCLVGKLIPDTGSVSFEGQSVLGRKPHEINQMGISRVFQTPEIFGDLTVMENMMIPCLARRDGAFALHAYTSLMRDREIVERAEHMLEDMNMADKRHMHAASMSRGDKRRLEIGMCLAQEPRLLLLDEPTAGMARADTNNTIDLLKQIKASRPITIAIIEHDMHVVFSLAERITVLAQGTPLVEDTPENIKGHPKVREAYLGESSGH; encoded by the coding sequence ATGGGCATTCTCGAAGTCAAGAACGTGGGCAAGCGCTTCGGCGGTCTCCAGGCCCTCTCGGACGTCAATCTCAGCGTGGCCGAACAGACCGTCCACGCGATCATCGGGCCCAACGGCGCGGGCAAGTCCACGCTGCTGAACTGCCTGGTGGGCAAGCTGATCCCGGACACCGGATCGGTCAGCTTCGAGGGGCAGTCCGTGCTGGGGCGCAAGCCGCACGAGATCAACCAAATGGGTATCTCCCGGGTGTTCCAGACGCCCGAGATCTTCGGCGACCTCACGGTCATGGAGAACATGATGATCCCGTGTCTGGCCCGGCGCGACGGCGCCTTCGCGCTGCACGCCTACACCTCGCTGATGCGCGACCGCGAGATCGTCGAGCGGGCCGAGCATATGCTCGAGGACATGAACATGGCCGACAAGCGCCACATGCACGCGGCCTCGATGTCGCGCGGCGACAAGCGGCGTCTCGAGATCGGGATGTGCCTGGCGCAGGAGCCGCGGCTTCTGCTGCTCGACGAGCCGACCGCGGGCATGGCGCGGGCCGACACCAATAACACCATCGACCTGCTCAAGCAGATCAAGGCGTCGCGCCCGATCACCATCGCCATCATCGAGCACGACATGCACGTCGTGTTCAGCCTGGCGGAACGGATCACGGTGCTGGCCCAAGGCACGCCCCTGGTCGAGGACACGCCCGAGAACATCAAGGGACACCCCAAGGTGCGCGAAGCGTATCTGGGCGAGTCCTCCGGCCACTGA